A genome region from Sulfurovum sp. TSL6 includes the following:
- the hemW gene encoding radical SAM family heme chaperone HemW: MLIYLHIPYCDSKCHYCSFNTYVDKFETQSKYMKALYRQLAFELQRFDVTPQSIETLFIGGGTPSTVDPELYAPIFELLHPYLKKNAEITTEANPNSASKAWLEGMKKLGVNRVSFGVQSFNAQKLKALNRAHNPQQAKEAIHTAKELGFAHLSLDLIYNYQGDTKELLLHDISEAFSLPIDHISAYELTIEVGTKFSATPEVRQEDEDLAFFVTDEIEKRGFKAYEISNFGTYQSKHNKGYWELKNYIGAGAGAVGFLKNRRYYPQTDIESYVADPLNITEEALTPDELLTEKIFLGLRSNIGVEKSLLSEAMIKKANILCEKKKLLCDATHYYNKNFFLSDELALYILG; the protein is encoded by the coding sequence TTGCTAATTTATCTTCATATCCCCTACTGTGATTCAAAGTGTCACTACTGTAGCTTTAACACCTATGTCGACAAGTTTGAAACCCAATCTAAATATATGAAAGCCCTCTATCGGCAACTCGCTTTTGAACTACAACGTTTTGATGTTACACCCCAAAGTATAGAAACACTTTTTATAGGTGGAGGTACACCGTCAACGGTAGACCCTGAACTCTATGCTCCCATTTTTGAGCTGCTTCATCCCTACCTGAAAAAGAATGCGGAGATCACCACAGAAGCAAACCCGAATTCTGCCAGCAAAGCGTGGCTTGAGGGTATGAAAAAGCTTGGTGTGAACCGTGTCAGTTTTGGGGTACAAAGCTTTAATGCACAAAAACTCAAAGCACTGAACCGGGCACATAATCCACAACAAGCCAAAGAAGCCATACACACTGCCAAAGAATTGGGATTTGCGCATCTTTCGTTAGATTTGATATACAACTACCAAGGTGACACAAAAGAACTGCTTTTACATGACATAAGTGAAGCCTTCTCTCTACCTATTGACCATATATCTGCCTATGAACTCACCATAGAGGTCGGTACAAAATTTTCGGCTACTCCCGAGGTGAGGCAAGAAGATGAAGATCTTGCTTTTTTTGTCACTGATGAGATAGAAAAACGAGGCTTCAAGGCCTATGAGATCTCAAACTTCGGTACCTATCAAAGCAAACACAATAAAGGGTATTGGGAACTTAAGAACTATATAGGTGCAGGAGCCGGTGCCGTAGGATTTTTAAAAAACAGACGTTACTACCCTCAAACTGATATCGAATCCTATGTTGCAGATCCGCTTAATATCACAGAAGAAGCACTTACACCGGATGAACTGCTGACAGAAAAGATCTTTTTAGGCTTACGTAGCAATATAGGTGTAGAAAAATCTCTTCTTTCAGAAGCAATGATCAAAAAAGCGAATATCCTTTGTGAAAAAAAGAAACTACTTTGCGATGCTACGCATTACTATAATAAGAATTTCTTCCTGAGTGATGAACTCGCACTCTACATTTTAGGATAA
- a CDS encoding RNA pyrophosphohydrolase encodes MQKKKSYRPNVAAVILSSKYPDKCEFFVAHRSDIKNAWQFPQGGIDEGETPRDALKRELLEEIGCDHVEVLGEFPEWITYDFPKTSRGKTYPFDGQTQKYFLVRLKESATINLQAYDIPEFEEYEFVEYEQLFKKVTYFKRKVYRRVIDYFIEEGLI; translated from the coding sequence ATGCAAAAGAAAAAGAGCTATAGGCCCAATGTTGCAGCTGTAATACTCTCTTCAAAATATCCGGACAAGTGTGAGTTTTTTGTAGCACATCGAAGTGATATCAAGAATGCATGGCAATTTCCTCAAGGAGGTATCGATGAAGGTGAAACACCTCGAGATGCATTAAAAAGGGAATTGTTGGAAGAGATAGGCTGTGATCATGTAGAAGTACTGGGAGAGTTCCCGGAATGGATCACGTATGATTTTCCCAAAACATCACGAGGGAAAACATACCCTTTTGACGGGCAGACACAAAAATATTTTTTGGTACGCCTTAAAGAGAGTGCAACCATCAATCTGCAGGCATATGATATTCCTGAGTTTGAAGAGTATGAGTTTGTAGAGTATGAACAGTTATTTAAAAAGGTGACCTACTTTAAACGTAAAGTCTATCGTAGAGTGATCGATTATTTTATAGAAGAGGGTTTGATATAG
- a CDS encoding aspartate kinase encodes MLVVHKYGGTSVGDLDRIENVANRVAKAKEAGNDIVVVVSAMSGETNKLIGYAEHFTKNPAKKEMDMLLSSGERVTAALLSIALQSKGYDAVAMTGRQAGIVTDNTHTYARIESIDPTAMHDAIGEGKIVIVAGFQGINKDGSVTTLGRGGSDLSAVALAGALKADQCEIYSDVDGIYTTDPRIEPNAKKLDTISYDEMLELSSLGAKVLQNRSVELAKKLNVKLYAKSSFSDNEGTLITKESNSMEEVLVSGVVLDRNQARVTLRGVADRPGIAAEIFTMLAEANINVDMIIQNMGTDGSTNLGFTVPQSEHENAKKLMESFDHDIQGMDFDEHVCKVSVVGVGMKSHSGVAATAFTVLAQSNINIQMISTSEIKVSMVIDEKYGELAIRALHEAYELDK; translated from the coding sequence ATGTTAGTTGTACATAAATATGGTGGTACAAGCGTTGGAGATTTGGATCGTATTGAAAATGTGGCCAACCGTGTAGCAAAAGCAAAAGAAGCTGGTAATGACATTGTAGTCGTTGTCTCAGCAATGAGCGGAGAAACCAATAAACTCATAGGCTATGCAGAGCATTTTACGAAGAATCCTGCAAAAAAAGAGATGGATATGCTGCTTAGTTCTGGAGAACGCGTGACGGCTGCACTTCTTTCTATCGCTTTGCAGTCAAAAGGCTATGATGCAGTAGCCATGACCGGACGTCAAGCGGGTATCGTAACAGATAATACACATACTTATGCACGTATCGAGTCCATAGACCCAACTGCTATGCACGATGCGATAGGTGAGGGTAAGATCGTTATCGTCGCAGGTTTTCAGGGGATCAACAAAGACGGGTCAGTCACGACACTGGGACGTGGTGGTTCGGACCTTTCTGCTGTTGCTTTAGCAGGGGCATTGAAAGCAGACCAGTGTGAGATCTATTCAGATGTGGATGGTATCTACACGACAGATCCACGCATCGAACCCAATGCAAAGAAGCTTGACACGATCTCTTATGATGAGATGTTGGAGCTTTCGTCACTGGGTGCGAAGGTCTTACAGAACCGTTCAGTAGAATTGGCAAAAAAACTTAATGTAAAACTATACGCTAAAAGTAGTTTTAGCGACAATGAAGGTACGCTTATCACAAAGGAGAGCAATAGTATGGAAGAAGTATTAGTAAGTGGTGTTGTCCTTGACAGAAACCAAGCAAGAGTGACACTTAGAGGTGTTGCAGACAGACCGGGGATCGCAGCAGAGATATTTACAATGCTGGCAGAGGCGAACATTAATGTAGATATGATCATTCAGAATATGGGTACTGACGGTTCAACAAATCTTGGATTTACCGTACCGCAGAGTGAACATGAAAATGCCAAAAAACTGATGGAAAGTTTTGATCATGATATCCAGGGTATGGATTTTGATGAGCATGTATGTAAAGTTTCTGTTGTAGGAGTAGGTATGAAATCTCACTCAGGTGTGGCGGCTACAGCATTTACAGTACTTGCCCAAAGTAATATCAACATACAGATGATATCTACATCAGAGATAAAGGTCTCTATGGTGATAGATGAGAAGTATGGTGAGCTTGCCATACGTGCACTTCACGAAGCGTATGAGTTAGATAAGTAG
- a CDS encoding HobA family DNA replication regulator has protein sequence MQQLLKWTLETIREEESSFSWMEEYRYEWAPLAKSAVSQSIEGKTALILTDESHEWFSQYILNHINDLKKNRPLLPFYALSDCFPHLHSMKSTQDLQLLEDMLDISYPNGYYIWYIGKGDHPYTKLAYRNENSFLWVMDEEVQDSFAFRSSDALLDIKLLQLFKLFDNTLSAALFGDLDLES, from the coding sequence ATGCAGCAGCTTTTAAAGTGGACACTGGAGACCATTCGTGAAGAAGAGTCCTCTTTTTCATGGATGGAAGAGTACCGTTATGAGTGGGCACCTTTAGCTAAAAGTGCTGTCTCTCAAAGTATTGAAGGGAAAACAGCTCTGATACTCACGGATGAATCCCATGAGTGGTTTTCTCAATATATTTTAAACCATATCAATGATCTGAAAAAAAACAGACCACTGCTTCCTTTTTATGCTTTGTCAGACTGTTTCCCGCATCTTCACTCTATGAAATCCACACAAGATCTGCAACTTCTTGAAGATATGCTGGATATCTCTTATCCCAACGGTTATTATATTTGGTATATCGGTAAGGGAGATCACCCTTACACAAAACTCGCCTATAGAAATGAAAACAGCTTTTTATGGGTGATGGATGAAGAGGTCCAGGACAGTTTTGCCTTCCGCAGTTCGGATGCCTTACTGGATATTAAACTTTTACAGCTCTTCAAGCTGTTTGACAACACGCTCTCAGCAGCACTTTTCGGGGACTTAGACTTAGAGTCATGA
- a CDS encoding DNA polymerase III subunit delta' codes for MRLVSQVIISSDIDDTVIQLEGLQQSERLVKIIKEDTFLVEDAKLAIEKAHMASEETTVIIIAAKTFSPVVQNKLLKVIEEPPPKKEFILITPSKATILDTIRSRLPIMVLSQDKEEEKLALDLGQLSLATVYDFVQTHKRTDAKAMKVLVEQISKEAIYSQGYNLDEKTLTLFSNAFIALDVGSPPPFVLNTLLLKLLARKKR; via the coding sequence ATGAGATTAGTTAGCCAAGTGATCATCAGCAGCGATATCGATGACACAGTGATCCAGCTTGAAGGGTTACAACAAAGTGAACGTCTTGTAAAGATCATCAAAGAAGATACTTTTTTAGTGGAAGATGCAAAACTGGCGATAGAAAAAGCTCACATGGCCAGTGAAGAGACCACCGTCATCATCATTGCAGCGAAAACATTCTCTCCTGTGGTACAAAATAAACTTTTAAAAGTGATAGAAGAACCACCGCCCAAAAAAGAGTTTATTCTGATCACACCCAGTAAAGCAACGATCCTAGATACGATTCGTTCACGTTTGCCTATCATGGTACTGTCACAGGATAAAGAAGAAGAAAAACTGGCGTTGGACTTAGGTCAACTCTCTTTGGCTACAGTCTATGATTTTGTTCAAACCCATAAACGTACGGATGCCAAAGCGATGAAAGTGCTTGTTGAGCAGATCAGCAAAGAAGCTATATACTCACAAGGTTATAATTTAGATGAGAAGACCCTCACACTCTTTTCCAATGCTTTTATTGCTTTGGATGTAGGGTCACCACCACCGTTTGTACTCAATACCCTTCTTTTGAAACTTCTGGCTAGAAAAAAACGGTAA